Proteins encoded in a region of the Ursus arctos isolate Adak ecotype North America unplaced genomic scaffold, UrsArc2.0 scaffold_2, whole genome shotgun sequence genome:
- the ARHGEF2 gene encoding rho guanine nucleotide exchange factor 2 isoform X6 gives MTGKAKTREKEKMKEAKDARYTNGHLFTTISVSGMTMCYACNKSITAKEALICPTCSVTIHNRCKDALANCTKVKQKQQKAALLKNNTALQSVSLRSKTTPRERPSSAIYPSDSFRQSLLGSRRGRSSLSLAKSVSTTNIAGHFSDESPLGLRRILSQSTDSLNMRNRTLSVESLIDEGAEVIYSELMSDFETDERDFTADSWSLAVDSGFLQQQKKEVMKQQDVIYELIQTELHHVRTLKIMTRLFRTGMLEELQLEPAVVQGLFPCVDELSDIHTRFLSQLLERRRQALCPGSTRNFVIHRLGDLLITQFSGPSAEQMRKTYSEFCSRHTKALKLYKELYARDKRFQQFIRKVTRSAVLKRHGVQECILLVTQRITKYPVLINRILQHSHGTEEERQDLTTALGLVKELLSNVDQDVHELEKGARLQEIYHRMDPRAQAPVPGKGPFGREELLRRRLIHDGCLLWKTATGRFKDVLMLLMTDVLLFLQEKDQKYIFPALDKPSVVSLQNLIVRDIANQEKGMFLISAAPPEMYEVHTASRDDRSTWIRVIQQSVRVCPSREDFPLIETEHEAYLRRIKTELQQKDQALVELLQEKVGLFAEMTHFQVEEDGGGLTLPALPRGLFRSESLECPRGERLLQDAIREVEGLKDLLVGPGVELRLAPREPALPVDPDSGGSTSPGVTANGEARTFNGSIELCRTDSDSSQKDRNGNQLRAPQEEALQRLVSLYGLLHGLQAAVAQQDTLMEVRFPEGPERREKLARANSRDGEAGRAGPTPGVPDKQATELALLQRQHTLLQEELRRCRRLGEERATEACSLEARLRESEQARARLEREAEEARRQLAALGQSEPPPAEAPWARRPLDPRRRSLPAGDALYLSFTPPQPSRGHDRLDLSVTIRSVHRPFEDRERQELGSPEERLQDSSDPDTGSEEEGGSRLSPPHSPRDFTRMQDIPEETESRDGEPVASES, from the exons ATGACCGGAAAGGCCAAG ACCcgggagaaggagaagatgaaGGAGGCCAAGGACGCCCGCTACACCAACGGGCACCTCTTCACCACCATCTCCGTCTCGGGCATGACCATGTGCTACGCCTGTAACAAGAGTATCACAGCCAAGGAAGCCCTCATCTGCCCGA cctgcaGCGTGACCATCCACAACCGTTGTAAAGATGCGCTGGCCAACTGTACCAAGGTCAAGCAGAAG CAACAGAAAGCCGCCTTGCTGAAGAACAACACTGCCTTGCAGTCTGTTTCCCTTCGCAGTAAGA ccaccccccGGGAGCGGCCAAGCTCTGCCATCTACCCCTCTGACAGCTTCCGGCAGTCCCTGCTAGGTTCCCGCCGCGGCCGCTCCTCCTTGTCGCTAGCCAAGAGTGTCTCCACCACCAACATTGCTGG ACACTTCAGTGACGAGTCTCCCCTGGGGCTGCGCCGGATCCTGTCCCAGTCCACAGACTCCCTCAACATGCGGAACCGAACCCTGTCCGTGGAGTCCCTCATTGATGAAG GTGCAGAGGTGATCTACAGCGAGCTGATGAGTGACTTTGAGACGGATGAGAGGGACTTCACAGCCGACTCGTGGAGCCTGGCCGTGGACAGCGGCTTCCTGCAGCAGCAGAAGAAGGAGGTCATGAAGCAGCAGGATGTCATCTATG AGCTCATCCAGACGGAGCTGCACCACGTGCGGACGCTGAAGATCATGACCCGGCTGTTCCGCACGGGGATGCTGGAAGAGCTGCAGCTGGAGCCGGCCGTGGTGCAGGGCCTGTTCCCCTGCGTGGACGAGCTCAGCGACATCCACACACGCTTCCTCAGCCAGCTGCTGGAGCGCCGGCGCCAGGCCCTGTGCCCCGGAAGCACCCGCAACTTCGTCATCCACCGCCTGGGGGACCTGCTTATTACCCAG TTCTCAGGTCCCAGCGCGGAGCAGATGCGCAAGACCTACTCGGAGTTCTGCAGCCGCCACACCAAGGCCTTAAAGCTTTACAAGGAGTTGTATGCCCGTGACAAAAGGTTCCAGCAGTTCATCCGG AAGGTGACCCGCTCGGCGGTGCTGAAGCGGCACGGGGTGCAGGAGTGTATCCTGCTGGTGACCCAGCGCATCACCAAGTACCCGGTGCTGATCAACCGGATTCTCCAGCACTCCCACG GGACCGAGGAGGAGCGCCAGGACCTGACCACAGCACTGGGGCTGGTGAAGGAGCTGCTGTCCAACGTGGACCAGGATGTGCACGAGCTGGAGAAGGGCGCCCGCCTGCAGGAGATCTACCACCGCATGGACCCTCGGGCCCAGGCCCCGGTGCCTGGCAAGGGCCCGTTCGGCCGCGAGGAGCTTCTGCGGCGCAGACTCATCCACGACGGTTGTCTGCTCTGGAAGACGGCGACAGGCCGCTTCAAAG ACGTCCTGATGCTGCTGATGACGGACGTGCTGCTGTTTCTGCAGGAGAAGGACCAGAAGTACATCTTTCCCGCCCTG GACAAGCCCTCGGTGGTATCACTGCAGAATCTGATTGTGCGGGACATCGCCAACCAGGAGAAAGGGATGTTTCTGATCAGCGCCGCACCCCCTGAGATGTATGAGGTCCACACGGCATCCCGGGATGACCGGAGCACCTGGATCCGCGTCATTCAGCAGAGCGTGCGCGT GTGCCCGTCCAGAGAGGACTTCCCCCTGATTGAGACAGAGCACGAGGCTTACCTGCGTCGAATCAAGA CGGAGCTGCAACAGAAAGACCAGGCCCTGGTTGAGCTGCTGCAGGAGAAGGTCGGGCTGTTTGCCGAGATGACCCATTTCCAGGTGGAGGAGGACGGGGGCGGGTTGACCCTGCCTGCCCTACCCAGGGGTCTTTTCCGCTCCGAGTCCCTGGAGTGCCCCCGTGGCGAGCGGCTGCTGCAGGATGCCATCCGCGAGG TGGAGGGTCTGAAAGACCTCCTGGTGGGGCCCGGAGTGGAGCTGCGCCTGGCACCCCGGGAGCCAGCCTTGCCCGTGGACCCGGACAGCGGCGGTAGCACGAGTCCTGGTGTCACTGCCA ACGGGGAGGCCAGAACCTTCAATGGCTCGATTGAGCTCTGCAGAACCGACTCAGACTCTAGCCAGAAG GACCGGAATGGAAATCAGCTGAGAGCCCCCCAGGAG GAGGCGCTTCAGCGACTGGTCAGTCTCTACGGACTACTGCACGGCCTCCAG GCGGCCGTGGCGCAGCAGGACACCCTGATGGAAGTGCGGTTCCCGGAGGGCCCCGAGCGGCGGGAGAAGCTGGCCCGGGCCAACTCTCGGGACGGGGAGGCCGGCCGGGCCGGGCCCACCCCCGGGGTGCCCGACAAGCAGGCCACGGAGCTGGCGCTCCTGCAGCGGCAGCACACTCTGCTGCAGGAGGAGCTGCGGCGCTGCCGGCGGCTGGGCGAGGAGCGGGCCACCGAGGCCTGCAGCCTGGAGGCCCGGCTCCGCGAGAGTGAGCAGGCCCGCGCCCGGCTGGAGCGGGAGGCCGAAGAGGCCCGCAGGCAGCTGGCCGCCCTGGGCCAGAGCGAGCCGCCTCCGGCGGAGGCCCCCTGGGCCCGCAGGCCCCTGGACCCGCGGCGCCGCAGCCTCCCGGCGGGCGATGCCCTGTACCTGAGCTTCACGCCGCCGCAG CCCAGCCGAGGCCACGACCGCCTGGATTTGTCTGTGACCATTCGCTCTGTCCATCGACCCTTTGAGGACCGAGAGAGGCAGGAGCTGGGCAGCCCCGAGGAGCGGCTGCAGGACAGCAGCGACCCCGACACGGGCAGCGAGGAGGAAGGGGGCAGCCGCCTGTCGCCGCCCCACAGTCCCCGAG ACTTCACCAGAATGCAGGACATCCCGGAAGAGACCGAGAGTCGCGACGGGGAGCCTGTGGCTTCAGAGAGCTAA
- the ARHGEF2 gene encoding rho guanine nucleotide exchange factor 2 isoform X7, translating into MSRIESLTRVRTERSRDLASKTREKEKMKEAKDARYTNGHLFTTISVSGMTMCYACNKSITAKEALICPTCSVTIHNRCKDALANCTKVKQKQQKAALLKNNTALQSVSLRSKTTPRERPSSAIYPSDSFRQSLLGSRRGRSSLSLAKSVSTTNIAGHFSDESPLGLRRILSQSTDSLNMRNRTLSVESLIDEGAEVIYSELMSDFETDERDFTADSWSLAVDSGFLQQQKKEVMKQQDVIYELIQTELHHVRTLKIMTRLFRTGMLEELQLEPAVVQGLFPCVDELSDIHTRFLSQLLERRRQALCPGSTRNFVIHRLGDLLITQFSGPSAEQMRKTYSEFCSRHTKALKLYKELYARDKRFQQFIRKVTRSAVLKRHGVQECILLVTQRITKYPVLINRILQHSHGTEEERQDLTTALGLVKELLSNVDQDVHELEKGARLQEIYHRMDPRAQAPVPGKGPFGREELLRRRLIHDGCLLWKTATGRFKDVLMLLMTDVLLFLQEKDQKYIFPALDKPSVVSLQNLIVRDIANQEKGMFLISAAPPEMYEVHTASRDDRSTWIRVIQQSVRVCPSREDFPLIETEHEAYLRRIKTELQQKDQALVELLQEKVGLFAEMTHFQVEEDGGGLTLPALPRGLFRSESLECPRGERLLQDAIREVEGLKDLLVGPGVELRLAPREPALPVDPDSGGSTSPGVTANGEARTFNGSIELCRTDSDSSQKDRNGNQLRAPQEEALQRLVSLYGLLHGLQAAVAQQDTLMEVRFPEGPERREKLARANSRDGEAGRAGPTPGVPDKQATELALLQRQHTLLQEELRRCRRLGEERATEACSLEARLRESEQARARLEREAEEARRQLAALGQSEPPPAEAPWARRPLDPRRRSLPAGDALYLSFTPPQDRERQELGSPEERLQDSSDPDTGSEEEGGSRLSPPHSPRDFTRMQDIPEETESRDGEPVASES; encoded by the exons ATGTCTCGGATCGAGTCGCTCACGCGCGTGCGGACCGAGCGGAGCCGGGACCTGGCTAGCAAG ACCcgggagaaggagaagatgaaGGAGGCCAAGGACGCCCGCTACACCAACGGGCACCTCTTCACCACCATCTCCGTCTCGGGCATGACCATGTGCTACGCCTGTAACAAGAGTATCACAGCCAAGGAAGCCCTCATCTGCCCGA cctgcaGCGTGACCATCCACAACCGTTGTAAAGATGCGCTGGCCAACTGTACCAAGGTCAAGCAGAAG CAACAGAAAGCCGCCTTGCTGAAGAACAACACTGCCTTGCAGTCTGTTTCCCTTCGCAGTAAGA ccaccccccGGGAGCGGCCAAGCTCTGCCATCTACCCCTCTGACAGCTTCCGGCAGTCCCTGCTAGGTTCCCGCCGCGGCCGCTCCTCCTTGTCGCTAGCCAAGAGTGTCTCCACCACCAACATTGCTGG ACACTTCAGTGACGAGTCTCCCCTGGGGCTGCGCCGGATCCTGTCCCAGTCCACAGACTCCCTCAACATGCGGAACCGAACCCTGTCCGTGGAGTCCCTCATTGATGAAG GTGCAGAGGTGATCTACAGCGAGCTGATGAGTGACTTTGAGACGGATGAGAGGGACTTCACAGCCGACTCGTGGAGCCTGGCCGTGGACAGCGGCTTCCTGCAGCAGCAGAAGAAGGAGGTCATGAAGCAGCAGGATGTCATCTATG AGCTCATCCAGACGGAGCTGCACCACGTGCGGACGCTGAAGATCATGACCCGGCTGTTCCGCACGGGGATGCTGGAAGAGCTGCAGCTGGAGCCGGCCGTGGTGCAGGGCCTGTTCCCCTGCGTGGACGAGCTCAGCGACATCCACACACGCTTCCTCAGCCAGCTGCTGGAGCGCCGGCGCCAGGCCCTGTGCCCCGGAAGCACCCGCAACTTCGTCATCCACCGCCTGGGGGACCTGCTTATTACCCAG TTCTCAGGTCCCAGCGCGGAGCAGATGCGCAAGACCTACTCGGAGTTCTGCAGCCGCCACACCAAGGCCTTAAAGCTTTACAAGGAGTTGTATGCCCGTGACAAAAGGTTCCAGCAGTTCATCCGG AAGGTGACCCGCTCGGCGGTGCTGAAGCGGCACGGGGTGCAGGAGTGTATCCTGCTGGTGACCCAGCGCATCACCAAGTACCCGGTGCTGATCAACCGGATTCTCCAGCACTCCCACG GGACCGAGGAGGAGCGCCAGGACCTGACCACAGCACTGGGGCTGGTGAAGGAGCTGCTGTCCAACGTGGACCAGGATGTGCACGAGCTGGAGAAGGGCGCCCGCCTGCAGGAGATCTACCACCGCATGGACCCTCGGGCCCAGGCCCCGGTGCCTGGCAAGGGCCCGTTCGGCCGCGAGGAGCTTCTGCGGCGCAGACTCATCCACGACGGTTGTCTGCTCTGGAAGACGGCGACAGGCCGCTTCAAAG ACGTCCTGATGCTGCTGATGACGGACGTGCTGCTGTTTCTGCAGGAGAAGGACCAGAAGTACATCTTTCCCGCCCTG GACAAGCCCTCGGTGGTATCACTGCAGAATCTGATTGTGCGGGACATCGCCAACCAGGAGAAAGGGATGTTTCTGATCAGCGCCGCACCCCCTGAGATGTATGAGGTCCACACGGCATCCCGGGATGACCGGAGCACCTGGATCCGCGTCATTCAGCAGAGCGTGCGCGT GTGCCCGTCCAGAGAGGACTTCCCCCTGATTGAGACAGAGCACGAGGCTTACCTGCGTCGAATCAAGA CGGAGCTGCAACAGAAAGACCAGGCCCTGGTTGAGCTGCTGCAGGAGAAGGTCGGGCTGTTTGCCGAGATGACCCATTTCCAGGTGGAGGAGGACGGGGGCGGGTTGACCCTGCCTGCCCTACCCAGGGGTCTTTTCCGCTCCGAGTCCCTGGAGTGCCCCCGTGGCGAGCGGCTGCTGCAGGATGCCATCCGCGAGG TGGAGGGTCTGAAAGACCTCCTGGTGGGGCCCGGAGTGGAGCTGCGCCTGGCACCCCGGGAGCCAGCCTTGCCCGTGGACCCGGACAGCGGCGGTAGCACGAGTCCTGGTGTCACTGCCA ACGGGGAGGCCAGAACCTTCAATGGCTCGATTGAGCTCTGCAGAACCGACTCAGACTCTAGCCAGAAG GACCGGAATGGAAATCAGCTGAGAGCCCCCCAGGAG GAGGCGCTTCAGCGACTGGTCAGTCTCTACGGACTACTGCACGGCCTCCAG GCGGCCGTGGCGCAGCAGGACACCCTGATGGAAGTGCGGTTCCCGGAGGGCCCCGAGCGGCGGGAGAAGCTGGCCCGGGCCAACTCTCGGGACGGGGAGGCCGGCCGGGCCGGGCCCACCCCCGGGGTGCCCGACAAGCAGGCCACGGAGCTGGCGCTCCTGCAGCGGCAGCACACTCTGCTGCAGGAGGAGCTGCGGCGCTGCCGGCGGCTGGGCGAGGAGCGGGCCACCGAGGCCTGCAGCCTGGAGGCCCGGCTCCGCGAGAGTGAGCAGGCCCGCGCCCGGCTGGAGCGGGAGGCCGAAGAGGCCCGCAGGCAGCTGGCCGCCCTGGGCCAGAGCGAGCCGCCTCCGGCGGAGGCCCCCTGGGCCCGCAGGCCCCTGGACCCGCGGCGCCGCAGCCTCCCGGCGGGCGATGCCCTGTACCTGAGCTTCACGCCGCCGCAG GACCGAGAGAGGCAGGAGCTGGGCAGCCCCGAGGAGCGGCTGCAGGACAGCAGCGACCCCGACACGGGCAGCGAGGAGGAAGGGGGCAGCCGCCTGTCGCCGCCCCACAGTCCCCGAG ACTTCACCAGAATGCAGGACATCCCGGAAGAGACCGAGAGTCGCGACGGGGAGCCTGTGGCTTCAGAGAGCTAA
- the ARHGEF2 gene encoding rho guanine nucleotide exchange factor 2 isoform X5, whose translation MSRIESLTRVRTERSRDLASKTREKEKMKEAKDARYTNGHLFTTISVSGMTMCYACNKSITAKEALICPTCSVTIHNRCKDALANCTKVKQKQQKAALLKNNTALQSVSLRSKTTPRERPSSAIYPSDSFRQSLLGSRRGRSSLSLAKSVSTTNIAGHFSDESPLGLRRILSQSTDSLNMRNRTLSVESLIDEEVIYSELMSDFETDERDFTADSWSLAVDSGFLQQQKKEVMKQQDVIYELIQTELHHVRTLKIMTRLFRTGMLEELQLEPAVVQGLFPCVDELSDIHTRFLSQLLERRRQALCPGSTRNFVIHRLGDLLITQFSGPSAEQMRKTYSEFCSRHTKALKLYKELYARDKRFQQFIRKVTRSAVLKRHGVQECILLVTQRITKYPVLINRILQHSHGTEEERQDLTTALGLVKELLSNVDQDVHELEKGARLQEIYHRMDPRAQAPVPGKGPFGREELLRRRLIHDGCLLWKTATGRFKDVLMLLMTDVLLFLQEKDQKYIFPALDKPSVVSLQNLIVRDIANQEKGMFLISAAPPEMYEVHTASRDDRSTWIRVIQQSVRVCPSREDFPLIETEHEAYLRRIKTELQQKDQALVELLQEKVGLFAEMTHFQVEEDGGGLTLPALPRGLFRSESLECPRGERLLQDAIREVEGLKDLLVGPGVELRLAPREPALPVDPDSGGSTSPGVTANGEARTFNGSIELCRTDSDSSQKDRNGNQLRAPQEEALQRLVSLYGLLHGLQAAVAQQDTLMEVRFPEGPERREKLARANSRDGEAGRAGPTPGVPDKQATELALLQRQHTLLQEELRRCRRLGEERATEACSLEARLRESEQARARLEREAEEARRQLAALGQSEPPPAEAPWARRPLDPRRRSLPAGDALYLSFTPPQPSRGHDRLDLSVTIRSVHRPFEDRERQELGSPEERLQDSSDPDTGSEEEGGSRLSPPHSPRDFTRMQDIPEETESRDGEPVASES comes from the exons ATGTCTCGGATCGAGTCGCTCACGCGCGTGCGGACCGAGCGGAGCCGGGACCTGGCTAGCAAG ACCcgggagaaggagaagatgaaGGAGGCCAAGGACGCCCGCTACACCAACGGGCACCTCTTCACCACCATCTCCGTCTCGGGCATGACCATGTGCTACGCCTGTAACAAGAGTATCACAGCCAAGGAAGCCCTCATCTGCCCGA cctgcaGCGTGACCATCCACAACCGTTGTAAAGATGCGCTGGCCAACTGTACCAAGGTCAAGCAGAAG CAACAGAAAGCCGCCTTGCTGAAGAACAACACTGCCTTGCAGTCTGTTTCCCTTCGCAGTAAGA ccaccccccGGGAGCGGCCAAGCTCTGCCATCTACCCCTCTGACAGCTTCCGGCAGTCCCTGCTAGGTTCCCGCCGCGGCCGCTCCTCCTTGTCGCTAGCCAAGAGTGTCTCCACCACCAACATTGCTGG ACACTTCAGTGACGAGTCTCCCCTGGGGCTGCGCCGGATCCTGTCCCAGTCCACAGACTCCCTCAACATGCGGAACCGAACCCTGTCCGTGGAGTCCCTCATTGATGAAG AGGTGATCTACAGCGAGCTGATGAGTGACTTTGAGACGGATGAGAGGGACTTCACAGCCGACTCGTGGAGCCTGGCCGTGGACAGCGGCTTCCTGCAGCAGCAGAAGAAGGAGGTCATGAAGCAGCAGGATGTCATCTATG AGCTCATCCAGACGGAGCTGCACCACGTGCGGACGCTGAAGATCATGACCCGGCTGTTCCGCACGGGGATGCTGGAAGAGCTGCAGCTGGAGCCGGCCGTGGTGCAGGGCCTGTTCCCCTGCGTGGACGAGCTCAGCGACATCCACACACGCTTCCTCAGCCAGCTGCTGGAGCGCCGGCGCCAGGCCCTGTGCCCCGGAAGCACCCGCAACTTCGTCATCCACCGCCTGGGGGACCTGCTTATTACCCAG TTCTCAGGTCCCAGCGCGGAGCAGATGCGCAAGACCTACTCGGAGTTCTGCAGCCGCCACACCAAGGCCTTAAAGCTTTACAAGGAGTTGTATGCCCGTGACAAAAGGTTCCAGCAGTTCATCCGG AAGGTGACCCGCTCGGCGGTGCTGAAGCGGCACGGGGTGCAGGAGTGTATCCTGCTGGTGACCCAGCGCATCACCAAGTACCCGGTGCTGATCAACCGGATTCTCCAGCACTCCCACG GGACCGAGGAGGAGCGCCAGGACCTGACCACAGCACTGGGGCTGGTGAAGGAGCTGCTGTCCAACGTGGACCAGGATGTGCACGAGCTGGAGAAGGGCGCCCGCCTGCAGGAGATCTACCACCGCATGGACCCTCGGGCCCAGGCCCCGGTGCCTGGCAAGGGCCCGTTCGGCCGCGAGGAGCTTCTGCGGCGCAGACTCATCCACGACGGTTGTCTGCTCTGGAAGACGGCGACAGGCCGCTTCAAAG ACGTCCTGATGCTGCTGATGACGGACGTGCTGCTGTTTCTGCAGGAGAAGGACCAGAAGTACATCTTTCCCGCCCTG GACAAGCCCTCGGTGGTATCACTGCAGAATCTGATTGTGCGGGACATCGCCAACCAGGAGAAAGGGATGTTTCTGATCAGCGCCGCACCCCCTGAGATGTATGAGGTCCACACGGCATCCCGGGATGACCGGAGCACCTGGATCCGCGTCATTCAGCAGAGCGTGCGCGT GTGCCCGTCCAGAGAGGACTTCCCCCTGATTGAGACAGAGCACGAGGCTTACCTGCGTCGAATCAAGA CGGAGCTGCAACAGAAAGACCAGGCCCTGGTTGAGCTGCTGCAGGAGAAGGTCGGGCTGTTTGCCGAGATGACCCATTTCCAGGTGGAGGAGGACGGGGGCGGGTTGACCCTGCCTGCCCTACCCAGGGGTCTTTTCCGCTCCGAGTCCCTGGAGTGCCCCCGTGGCGAGCGGCTGCTGCAGGATGCCATCCGCGAGG TGGAGGGTCTGAAAGACCTCCTGGTGGGGCCCGGAGTGGAGCTGCGCCTGGCACCCCGGGAGCCAGCCTTGCCCGTGGACCCGGACAGCGGCGGTAGCACGAGTCCTGGTGTCACTGCCA ACGGGGAGGCCAGAACCTTCAATGGCTCGATTGAGCTCTGCAGAACCGACTCAGACTCTAGCCAGAAG GACCGGAATGGAAATCAGCTGAGAGCCCCCCAGGAG GAGGCGCTTCAGCGACTGGTCAGTCTCTACGGACTACTGCACGGCCTCCAG GCGGCCGTGGCGCAGCAGGACACCCTGATGGAAGTGCGGTTCCCGGAGGGCCCCGAGCGGCGGGAGAAGCTGGCCCGGGCCAACTCTCGGGACGGGGAGGCCGGCCGGGCCGGGCCCACCCCCGGGGTGCCCGACAAGCAGGCCACGGAGCTGGCGCTCCTGCAGCGGCAGCACACTCTGCTGCAGGAGGAGCTGCGGCGCTGCCGGCGGCTGGGCGAGGAGCGGGCCACCGAGGCCTGCAGCCTGGAGGCCCGGCTCCGCGAGAGTGAGCAGGCCCGCGCCCGGCTGGAGCGGGAGGCCGAAGAGGCCCGCAGGCAGCTGGCCGCCCTGGGCCAGAGCGAGCCGCCTCCGGCGGAGGCCCCCTGGGCCCGCAGGCCCCTGGACCCGCGGCGCCGCAGCCTCCCGGCGGGCGATGCCCTGTACCTGAGCTTCACGCCGCCGCAG CCCAGCCGAGGCCACGACCGCCTGGATTTGTCTGTGACCATTCGCTCTGTCCATCGACCCTTTGAGGACCGAGAGAGGCAGGAGCTGGGCAGCCCCGAGGAGCGGCTGCAGGACAGCAGCGACCCCGACACGGGCAGCGAGGAGGAAGGGGGCAGCCGCCTGTCGCCGCCCCACAGTCCCCGAG ACTTCACCAGAATGCAGGACATCCCGGAAGAGACCGAGAGTCGCGACGGGGAGCCTGTGGCTTCAGAGAGCTAA